AGACGTTCGGAGTCATGAAGTCCCCGGGCAGCTTACCGAACCAGCCGAAAAGCCCGGGAAACTTGACCATCACAAGCCCGGCAACAAACATCATGCCGCCGAGCTGGAATAATGTCTCTCCGATCCTCTGGATCATCAGGTCCACCCCCTGTTGAGAGTCACAGTATGCCTGAAGGCCGGTGATCAGGACCCGGACCTTCAGATGTGCGTCTTGACTTCCGTACCCGAAGCCGGAGGCTTTCCTTCCCGGCCTTTCTTGTATATGGGAAGATAGACCTCTTTGTCACGGACGGGACACCCTGTGGGCATTCCGTCCCGCATCATCACCGTGCACGAACTGCATGTTGTGCACGACTTACGCAGCTCCATCCGCCCTTCGCGCATGAGATCCCGGGCGAAGTCGGGGTATGCGAAGCTCATCCGTCCGAACCCAATGACATCAGCGCCCCCGCGGGACAGCACTCCGGACGCCACGAAAGGGGCAAGATGCCTCAACCACGAGTATCCCGTTCCGACCACTGTGACCTCTGGCACCGCCCGCTTGATTTCCTCGGTGAGCCGGAGCATGACTGCTATGCGCTCGAGAGGGTGCTCTGGGGGCACATAAGGCCCTGTATCGAAGGGCCGGCTGATGTGTGGGTTGTAGTAAGGGTTCCCGAAAGTCACGTTTATCAGGCTGACCCCTGTGTCCCGCAGGATCCTGGCCAGGCGGATCGGCTCGGAGAGGTCGGGGTCCGGATGGCCCGGACGGGTGTCTGATGTGCCCCAGCCGTACGGGTGGGGCAGGGCATCATACACGTTCATCCTGGTCGCCACCATCATATCATGTCCAACTGCCCGCACGATGGCCTCAGCTGTCTCGCGGACCAGGCGCGTGCGGCAGTCGAAATCCCCGCCGTACCTGCCGGTCCGAGTTCTTGCGGACAGGAGTTCCGAGATCAAGTACCTGTGGCACGATTTGATGTCGACTCCTGCGAACCCTGCGTCCCGGGCGATCTCTGCCGCGCGGACGTACACAGGGACCAGGGCCTCGATGTAAGCGTCGGTGCATGGTGCGTCAGTCTCATCGATCCCGAGGGGGGGATCGAGATAGGGGTTGTGCACGGCAAATATGGGCTTCGGCTTGGAGTAGCGCCCGGAATGCGTGAGCTGGATCAGGCAGAGCGGGGTATGGTCGTGCCCGAACTCCTCCTCTGCAGCGGCCACAGTCTTGGCAACCAGCAGTTTCATCTCGGGGAGGTTCTCTTTGACCATCAGGAGTTGCCTTGGGTTGGCTCGGGCTTCGTTCAGTATGGCCGCCGCCTCGAACCATATCAAACCCGCGCCGCCCTGCGCGAACCTGAGACAGCGCCTGGTCGTGAGTTCGCCCGGCTTGCCCTCGGAAGTCCCGTCGCACCCCTCCATCGGATGAATGGCGAGGCGGTTAGGAGCCACGGACCGGCCTATATGCGCCGGCGTGAGCAAGAGGCCTACGTCGTCTGCAAGTGGAATGTCCTTCTCGAGACCGAGCCTGGCGATGTCCCTGGCAAGGTCCTCCGGGCTCGAGTAGGAGAAGCGCCTGTGGGCCGACATGGGTGTCACCTCACGTTGAACTGCGACTACTTGCTGCTGCAGGTTCTGGACATATCGAACCCCATTGAGGCAGACAACTCCCGGCCGGCCCTTATCAGGCTTGGAAGGATCTCCCGCACCTTCTCTCGGGACATCCTCACCGTGGGGCCGGAGATGCTGACCGCGGCT
This is a stretch of genomic DNA from Bacillota bacterium. It encodes these proteins:
- a CDS encoding DUF2905 family protein; translated protein: MIQRIGETLFQLGGMMFVAGLVMVKFPGLFGWFGKLPGDFMTPNVFAPFGSMIVVSMVVSGLSLFFGMLLRLIK
- a CDS encoding flavin oxidoreductase/NADH oxidase, with translation MSAHRRFSYSSPEDLARDIARLGLEKDIPLADDVGLLLTPAHIGRSVAPNRLAIHPMEGCDGTSEGKPGELTTRRCLRFAQGGAGLIWFEAAAILNEARANPRQLLMVKENLPEMKLLVAKTVAAAEEEFGHDHTPLCLIQLTHSGRYSKPKPIFAVHNPYLDPPLGIDETDAPCTDAYIEALVPVYVRAAEIARDAGFAGVDIKSCHRYLISELLSARTRTGRYGGDFDCRTRLVRETAEAIVRAVGHDMMVATRMNVYDALPHPYGWGTSDTRPGHPDPDLSEPIRLARILRDTGVSLINVTFGNPYYNPHISRPFDTGPYVPPEHPLERIAVMLRLTEEIKRAVPEVTVVGTGYSWLRHLAPFVASGVLSRGGADVIGFGRMSFAYPDFARDLMREGRMELRKSCTTCSSCTVMMRDGMPTGCPVRDKEVYLPIYKKGREGKPPASGTEVKTHI